The stretch of DNA GCCTCGCCTCGATCGTGGGGGCCTTCACGGCGGGGCTGATCCTGGAGGATGTCCACTATCGGGACCTGGCGACAAGAGAGGAGTCCGACCTGCATCAGCTCCTGCAGCCGATCGCGGCGCTGCTCTTGCCCGTCTTCTTCGTCCTCATGGGAATCGGCGTCGACGTGAGGGTGTTCGGGGATGTTTCGGGACTCGGATTCGCCCTCGTCCTCACGGTGGCCGCGGTGGCAGGCAAACAGGCATGCTCCCTTGCCGCCTCGGGGCGAGGAATCGACAGGCTCCTGGTCGGCTTCGGCATGATCCCCCGCGGAGAGGTGGGATTGATCTTCGCCGGGGTCGGCGCGACATTGATGCTCCAGGGCCACCCCGTCATCTCTCCCCAGGTCTTCTCGGCCGCGGTGATCATGGTGATGATCACGACGCTCGCCACGCCGCCGCTGCTCAAGTGGCGCCTCCAACGGGGGGCGAAGCTCCGGGCGGAGAACGACCCGGGCGCCCAGAAGGAGCCGGACGAGCCGTAGAGAGCCCGCGCGGGCTTCCAGACGGCCGATGCGCGCGTTCGCATGCGAGCGGCGTTGGGCCGAGCGGACGCGCACGCGCGGACCCGGCCGGGTCCGCTGGCGCGCGTCCTCGGGTGGATTTCTTAGCGCGCGCTCCGCTCCAGCAGGAGGCGGCGCGCGTAGGGGATCAGCCCGCCCGCGTCGATGATCGCCTGGCGGGCCTTCGGCAGGGGCTCGATCGCGAACGACTTGCCGGTCGTACGGTTGTGGACCTGGTCCCCCTCGATCTCCAGCTCGTGCCCTTCCTCGGCCTCGATCCCCGGGCAGATGACCATCCTGAGTCCGACATTGATCGAGTTCTGGAGGAAGATCCGGGCGAAGTGACGCGCCACGACGATCAGGTCATATCCCTTGATGCAAGATGCGGCCTGTTCCCTCGAGGAGCCGCAGCCGAAGTTCTTCCCCGTGACGATGAAGCTCCCGGGAGCGGCCTCCTTCGCCTTGAGCTTCCTGTTGAAGTCTGCATCGTCGGCGAAGGCGTACTGCGGCGTCTCCGTGGGCAGGACTGTCGCCATGAAGCGGCCCGGATAGATGATGTCGGTCGAGATGTCGTCCCCAAGCTTCCTCACAACCTTTCCTCTTGCCATCTCAGAGCACTCCTCTCGGGTCGGAAATCACGCCGGTCAGCGCGCTGGCCGCCGCGACCGCAGTCGAACACAGGTAGACCTCGGAGTTCGGATTGCCCATCCGTCCCTTGAAGTTCCGATTGGTCGTCGCAAGGGCTGTCTCCCCGTCCCCCAACGCTCCCTGGTGCACTCCCAGGCAGGGACCGCAACCGGGATTGCAGACCACGGCGCCCGCCTCGACGATGTCCTGGATGTACCCGAGGCGCATCGCATCGGTGTAGATCCGCCACGACGCGGGGAAGACGATCATGCGTGTCCCTTCGGCCACCCTCTTGCCTTTGAGAATCCGGGCAGCCACATCGAGATCGTCCAGGCGCCCGTTTGTGCACGAGCCGACAACGATCTGGTGCACCTTCTTGCCCGACACCTCCCGGATCGGCTTCACGTTGTCGACGGTGTGCGGACAGGCGATTTGCGGCTCCAGGCCCGCGGCGTCGATCCGGAGAATCTGATCGTAGACCGCGTCATCGTCCGGCCCGAAGATGTCGAGCGGATCGTCCACGCCCGCCTCCTCGCGGAGGTAGCGCTGGGTCTCGGCGTCGGGCGGCACCAAGCCGGCCGTCGCCCCCGCCTCGACGGTCATGTTGCAGAGGACCAGCCGTCCCGATGTGGGCATCTTGCGCACGGCCTCTCCGTGGAACTCGATCACCTTGAAGTTCGCCCCCTCGGCCGTGAGCTTCCCGACGAGGTAGAGGATGACATCCTTCGGATAGACCCCCTTCGGAAGCGCGCCGTCCACGACCACCTTGATCGTCCCCGGCACCTCCACGTTGAGGATGTTGCCGAGGGCCCAGACCGAGGCCATCTCGGTTGCCCCGATGCCGAAAGCGAAGGCTCCGAGCGCCCCGTGGGTCGTCGTGTGACTGTCGGTACCGACCACGACCTGGCCCGGCCGCACGTAGCCGTTCTCGGGGAGGATCTGGTGGCAGATGCCCCCGACGTCGCCCCGGATGTCATGGAACTTCGTGATTCCCTGCTTGCCCACGAAGTCGCGGATCTTCTTCTGGTTGGTCGCCGTCTTGGAAGACTCCGCGGGAACGCGGTGATCGAAGATGATCGCGATCCTGCCCGGATCCCACACGTTCGCCTCCCGACCCGTCCCCTGGAAGATCTCCATGAACTGATTGATCACGAGGGCGCCGTTTTCGTGGGACATCGCCAGGCTCACGGGCGGCTCCAGCACATCCCCCACCGCCACGCGATCCTTGCCGCAGGCCCGCGCGATCACCTTCTGCACGTAGGTCATGCCCATGGTGTCCATCTCCCTCCTACACGATACCTTTCGACTTGAGGGTGGCCAGCTCATCCGATCCCACGCCGAGCGTCGCTAGCACATCGGCCGTGTGCGCCGACAATCGAGGCGGCGGCGCCGTGATCTGCCCTGGCGTCTTCTCGAAGAGCGCCGTCAGGCCGAAGAGCGGAACCGTTCCGATCCCCTCGACTGCGACATCCTTCAACGTGCCTCTGTGCCTCACCTGAGGCTGCTTGAGTGCCTCCTCCAGGCTCAAGATCTCCCCGCTGGGGACATCCTTCGCATTCAGCAGGTCGACCCACTCGTTGGTGCCGCGCTCGGCCAGCTTGGCCTCGAGGAGCGGGGTCAGCGCCTTGCGGTTCTTCTTGCGGATGTCGCGCTTCTGGAAGCGCTCGTCCGTCTTGAGCTCCGGCACCCCGAGGACGTCGCAGACGGCCTCCCACTGCTCCTGCTTGTTGGCCGCGATATTGATGTAGCCGTCCTTCGTCCGGAACGTCCCGGAGGGGGCGGCCGTGAAGTTGTCGTTGCCCATGAGGACAGGCTGCTGGCCGCCGATCAGGAGGTTGGCCGCCACCCAACCCATGAGCGGCATGATCGAGTCGAGCATCGCGACATCGATGAACTGGCCCTCCCCCGTGCGCTCCCGGTTGTAGAGGGCGGCCATGATCGCGAAGGCGGCGTTCAGCCCGCCCACGGTGTCGCAGACCGGGAATCCAGCGCGCAGCGGGCTCAGGCGTTCGTCGCCGTTGACGGCCATCTCGCCGCTCAGACCCTGTATGATCTGGTCGTAGGCCGGCTTCAGAGCGTCGGGCCCCGTCTGCCCGAAGCCCGAGATCGCGCAGTAGATCAGGCGCGGATGTATCTCCTTGAGGACGTCGTAGCCCAGCCCCAGGCGCCCCATGACGTCGGGGCGGAAGTTCTCGACCAGGATGTCCGCGGTCTTCACGAGGCGCTTGAAGATCTCCTTGCCCTCGGGCGACTTCGTGTTGAGCGTGACCGACTTCTTGTTGGCGTTCTGCGCGAGGAAGCTCGTCCCCATGAGTTTC from Candidatus Eisenbacteria bacterium encodes:
- a CDS encoding 3-isopropylmalate dehydratase gives rise to the protein MARGKVVRKLGDDISTDIIYPGRFMATVLPTETPQYAFADDADFNRKLKAKEAAPGSFIVTGKNFGCGSSREQAASCIKGYDLIVVARHFARIFLQNSINVGLRMVICPGIEAEEGHELEIEGDQVHNRTTGKSFAIEPLPKARQAIIDAGGLIPYARRLLLERSAR
- a CDS encoding CoA transferase produces the protein MSKSILSGIRVLDLTNVLAGPFATLHLALLGAEVIKIENPKDGDLARKLGILPELNEKLMGTSFLAQNANKKSVTLNTKSPEGKEIFKRLVKTADILVENFRPDVMGRLGLGYDVLKEIHPRLIYCAISGFGQTGPDALKPAYDQIIQGLSGEMAVNGDERLSPLRAGFPVCDTVGGLNAAFAIMAALYNRERTGEGQFIDVAMLDSIMPLMGWVAANLLIGGQQPVLMGNDNFTAAPSGTFRTKDGYINIAANKQEQWEAVCDVLGVPELKTDERFQKRDIRKKNRKALTPLLEAKLAERGTNEWVDLLNAKDVPSGEILSLEEALKQPQVRHRGTLKDVAVEGIGTVPLFGLTALFEKTPGQITAPPPRLSAHTADVLATLGVGSDELATLKSKGIV
- a CDS encoding 3-isopropylmalate dehydratase large subunit; translated protein: MGMTYVQKVIARACGKDRVAVGDVLEPPVSLAMSHENGALVINQFMEIFQGTGREANVWDPGRIAIIFDHRVPAESSKTATNQKKIRDFVGKQGITKFHDIRGDVGGICHQILPENGYVRPGQVVVGTDSHTTTHGALGAFAFGIGATEMASVWALGNILNVEVPGTIKVVVDGALPKGVYPKDVILYLVGKLTAEGANFKVIEFHGEAVRKMPTSGRLVLCNMTVEAGATAGLVPPDAETQRYLREEAGVDDPLDIFGPDDDAVYDQILRIDAAGLEPQIACPHTVDNVKPIREVSGKKVHQIVVGSCTNGRLDDLDVAARILKGKRVAEGTRMIVFPASWRIYTDAMRLGYIQDIVEAGAVVCNPGCGPCLGVHQGALGDGETALATTNRNFKGRMGNPNSEVYLCSTAVAAASALTGVISDPRGVL